A genomic stretch from Lathyrus oleraceus cultivar Zhongwan6 chromosome 2, CAAS_Psat_ZW6_1.0, whole genome shotgun sequence includes:
- the LOC127123435 gene encoding probable starch synthase 4, chloroplastic/amyloplastic — protein sequence MAAWFNSIMPILGIPSSFLPKPISLPPLSSFRNNNLHEQRLENEDLSKSSSDDEKSVKQDNIWQLFREAQQNILYLNNQRLGAIEELNKTNKEKQFLFHKIRKLEAEKKEGTDKLSTCSELLLRIDSMVLGSVITPAEASDFRSLVLNHKVSVVDVFNLVSHKSDSELLRELRHFSDQSKTRSFHIIHICTEMAPLVHRGSVASYVTGISRALQRKGHLVEVILPKYACLDLDQVQGLREVKGEAYSYFNGQLHGNKIWNGVVYGIGVTLIEPLNYSSFFNREMIYGYPDDFERFSYFCRASLDYIVKCGKQPDVLHLHNWETAIVGPLFWDIFFNKTNKCRSLKYRKTLIALG from the exons ATGGCGGCATGGTTCAACTCAATCATGCCAATTTTGGGAATTCCTTCATCTTTTCTCCCAAAACCCATTTCACTTCCTCCTCTTTCTTCTTTCAG GAATAATAACTTACATGAACAAAG GTTAGAGAATGAGGACTTGTCCAAG TCATCATCTGATGATGAAAAGAGTGTGAAACAAGATAACATTTGGCAATTGTTCAGAGAAGCTCAGCAGA ACATACTATACTTAAACAATCAACGCCTTGGTGCCATTGAGGAACTTaacaaaacaaacaaagaaaaacaGTTCCTATTTCATAAGATAAGGAAATTAGAAGCAGAAAAGAAGGAGGGAACAG ATAAGCTATCAACTTGTTCCGAATTGCTGCTTCGAATAGACTCAATGGTCCTTGGCAGCGTGATTACTCCTGCAGAGGCATCTGACTTTAGAAGTTTGGTGTTAAACCACAAAGTGAGTGTGGTTGATGTCTTTAATCTCGTCTCACATAAAAGCGATTCTGAACTTCTCAGAGAACTTCGTCACTTTTCAGATCAAAGCAAAAC GAGGAGTTTTCATATTATTCACATTTGCACAGAAATGGCACCATTGGTCCATAGAGGGTCTGTAGCATCATATGTAACCGGCATATCTCGTGCACTTCAAAGAAAAGGCCACCTGGTGGAGGTTATATTGCCCAA GTATGCATGTTTAGACCTTGATCAAGTGCAAGGGTTGCGTGAAGTTAAAGGGGAGGCTTACTCGTATTTTAATGGTCAATTACATGGAAATAAAATTTGGAATGG TGTTGTTTATGGAATTGGAGTCACTTTGATTGAGCCATTGAACTATTCATCATTTTTCAACCGTGAGATGATATATGGTTACCCGGATGATTTCGAAAG GTTCTCTTACTTCTGTCGTGCCTCACTGGATTATATTGTAAAATGTGGGAAGCAACCCGATGTACTGCATCTTCATAACTGGGAGACTGCCATTGTTGGGCCCCTTTTCTGGGATATATTTTTTAACAAG ACCAACAAATGTCGTTCTCTCAAGTATAGGAAGACTTTGATAGCACTTGGTTGA